The Nicotiana tomentosiformis chromosome 2, ASM39032v3, whole genome shotgun sequence genome includes the window AGCCTTCTGTATGCATAAGATTTTACTGGAAGATGGGCAAAAATCTTCCAGAGAAtatcaaagaaggctgaaccccaacatgaaaTAAGTCGTgaagaaggaagtgatcaagtggttagatgcatgaatcattttccccatctccgatagatcaagtggttagatgcatgAATCATGAATCACTGTGGTGCAAAACGAGAACAACGAGCTTATCTCAACAAGAACAATCACAGATGGTGAATTTGTATGGACTACAaaagattgaacaaggccacccgaaaagaccattttcccctattgttcattgatcaaatgctagaTATATTGGTAGAGAGGTCCCACTtttgctttttggatggatactcggggtataattAGATCTCTATTGCCCCGGAGGATAGAGAGAAAACGTCGTTCACCTATCCGTATGGCATCTatgcctttcggagaatgccgCTTGGCCTATGCAACGCACCCGCCATattccaaaggtgcatgatggccatcttcacagaggaggttttcatggatgacttctcagtgGTGGGGAACTCATTCGATGATTGCCTTATGAACTTGAAAAGAATATTAAAGAGGTGTATGAAGACTAATCTGGTattaaactgggaaaagtgccatttcatggtacataaaggtatagtcttggggcacctaGTGTCTAGTAAGGGCATTTAGGTGGATCGTGCAAAAGGTTGATGTAATAGAAAGGTTTCCACCACCCACTTCCGTCAaggcaataagaagtttccttggccaTGCCGTTTTCAACATgcggtttataaaagatttttcctAAATTGATAACCCTTTGGGTAAATTGCTGGAAAAAGatcacccttttgtgttttctgatgattgcagggtagcttttgaggaattgaagaagAGGCTGGTGTCTGCACCTATCATAGTTGTACCCGATTGggagcaaccatttgagttgatgtgtgatgcaagcgattATGTTATGGGAGCAGTGCTGGGACAGCGAAAGGAGAAGGTCATGCACCCAATATACTGTGCATGTAGAACCTTGAGTGGTGCCCAACTaaactacacagtgaccgaaaagGAGATGCTCGCAGTGGTATTCGCATTTGAAAAATTtaggtcatacctgataggctcgaaggtaattgtttatactgactATGCTACcctcaggtacctaattgagaGAAAGGATTCAAAGTCGCGCTTGATTCGATGGGTACTGCTACTACAAGAATTCAACCTGGAAATCCGTGACCGAAAGGGAACAGAGAACCAAGTGGCTAATGACTTGTTTATGCTTGAAGGAGCAGAGAAGAAGGTTGAGGTGGACGAGATTATGGAGActttcccggatgaacaactgttGGCTAAGAGCCTTGAGGTAGCGCCATAGTAcgcagacattgcaaactacctggcgaGCGGTATTATGCCCTATGACCTTTCCtatgttcaaaagaaaaagttctttcatgATTTTTTCACGTATTATTGGGACAtgatttgtgttgataacatgatccggagatgtatccccgagacagaccaatcttctattttgcaggcttgTCACACATCCTCATATGGTGGCCATTTCGGGGGAGTAAAGACAGCTGCGAAGGTATTGGAGTCGGGCTTCTACTGGCCTacattgttcaaagatgcacactttTGGGTGAAgggttgtgatgaatgccaacaaACCGGGAATTCCCGccgacatgagatgcccatgaacccaATTTAGGAGGTGGAAGTGTTTGAGGTATggggaatcgatttcatggggccttttTGTCAGCTCATATGGTAACAAGTACATACTCGCAGCTGTGGACTATGTGTCAAAACGGGTGGGAGTTGTGGCActccctacaaatgatgcaaaggggGTCATTGGGtttttgagaaagaatatattcacccggtttggcactccaagggcaaTAATTAGTGATGGAGGCACTCACTTCTGCAACCGAGCCTTCACAAATTTGTTAGAAAAATGTGTCGTGCGCCACAAGATTACCACCCCATATCACCCACAAACGAGTGGGAAAGTGGAAGTTTCAAACAGAGAGATAAAGAGCATTTTGACAAAGACTAAATGCTACAAGAACAAATTGGCCGAGAAAGTTAGATAATGCACTCTGGGCATATCATACCACTTTCAAAACTCCGATCGGCATGTCACcgtataaattggtatttgggaAGGCGTGTCACTTACCCGTGGACTTGGAGCATAGAGCGTTGTGGGCATTGAGGCAGCTGAATCTCGATATGGAAGCAACGGGTACAAGTAGAGTCACAGAATTGTATGAGCTTGATGAGTTCTGCTACCATGCTTTTGAGAGCACAAGACtatacaaggagagaatgaagaTGATGCATGACAAAAGGATTCTTGAGCGGAGTTTTAAACCTGGAGATGTGGTATTGCTATACAATTCGAGATTGAAGTTGtttccgggcaagttgaagtcaatATGGTCAGGACCATTTTGTATGGTAGAGATGCATTCAACTGGAGCCATCAAGATTACATCGGAAGATGGCTCCCGCAAGTTCAAAGTTAATAGGCAAAGACTAAAACATTATCAAGGCATGTTTGAGGAAGATAAATTGATCTCGACCTTGTACTTGAAAGATCCTTGATAAGGGATAGCCTGAGTCATGCCGCGACATTAAgtcaggagcttcttgggaggcaacccatggtttTGTTGTGattcgtcgtgccgcgacgttaaatcaagcgttTATTTGAAGACAACCcaaattttgtatttttctttattttttgtgtttGATTTTGAATTGTGGAAGTATCGACATGTTTATGAATGTTGTAGGAATGAGATTGTGCGAATTGGAATGATTCAGGGTAAAGAAATCATGACAAAAGGTCAAAAGTGGCTAAAATTGAAAAGCTGAAAAAATGGCCAGCAGTGTTCTCGTCTAAATCCGCACCTCGCGCGAAGGTAGACACGGCCCAGGCCAGCCAAATGAGCAGAAAACAGTAAAGTGGGGGCATGGCACCCCCCACTTCGCGAATTTgtttttttccttcttcttcttcttctttttattattattttactttcttttcGACTAAGTTGTTCCCAGGTTTGTATTTCAAACCTCTCCCCTAACGTAATTAACCCCCCTCTACTCCCAACCCTCACTTCCCGTTTCTGCCTCCCCTCTCGCACCAAGTCCTCCCAATCCCTCATACAAACTGGTAACACCCCTTCTTCTTTTCTGCTCGTTCTTGTCCCCTCCCCCACGTAGCAGACCCCTCCCCTTTCCCTTAGGTTTATTTCTTGTTTTTCTCCTTCTTTCTGTTATGGTTTATTTTGGTGGAGTAAGtgaattttgaattttggagCATAGTTTGCTCAAGATTTTGCTGGTTGTTATGCATAGTGAGGTGGGAAACTACAATTCCCACCACCTCAATCAAATTGGGAGGGTAAAACACATGTTACTTGTATTGAAACATGATGGTAAATATTATGCATATAAGGTGATCGAAAAATTGCCCGAATGAGAATTTTGATAGGTTTTGCAAATTCTGAGTAGCAAGACTCATTGTTTTGGTAATATGAACATCTCTTGAGTGTGGGTTAGCCACTTGGGGGTCTTTGCACTTAAATTGCATTTGTTTTAGAACGAATGTCAACCCGCGACCAACTAAGGTACGACTCGTGCACGACGTGTGTGTCGTCCTACCCACTTGATTTTTAATGATTCTAAGTAACCTTATATCAATGCCATTAAGTTGTCATAGACACTTATACCCTGGTTGCACACTTACGCTCTCGGGCTAAGTGTAGGGTGCAATATATACAGCTATGAAAATATATGCGAGTCTTAGTTTGGGATGTATTGGATTCAAATTTTGAGGCTAGGGTGTTAGAGAGAGTCACACAATTATTTTAATTAGTCTTGGCATGACGTAAAGCTTGAGGAAAAGTATGAATAGTTCTTATGCTAGGTTCTAAGCGTTGATATAAACCATTGTCATGGATGTGATGCTTGAGTATGTTTTGAAATGTATTTCTTGCCTATGCGCTTAATTTTATtcgctcgaggacgagcaaaagtctaagtgtggggtggtgattaATGGCCAAAAGTGCATGATTTTGAGAGTATTTTCATCTCATTTGTCATGTGAGTTGTGGGAGATTACATGATATTTGAAGTGAATTATACTCATTATGTATTTCTTATTTGTAGGAGTGAGCTTGAATGATAATGGAGCAAAAGATATCAAATTATTGCAAAAAAGAAGAAAACTTGAAGGATTGGGAGCTCGTCTATTCTCGTGCGTGGCACGAAAATGGTCGCGAAAAGGAGAAAAGTGAAGGCACAAAACAGCGAAGCAAAGTAAATTCACGGATCGCTTCGCGAAATGGAAGAATTTCAAAAGCTGAATCCGCGTCCATGGGCGCGCGACGCGCAAAAGCAGACGTAGATTCCAGCTTCTTCCAGCCGAAGTTGGATTGGAAAATTTCGCCCCTTAGCAACCCTAAGTGATATAAATACATCAAAGAATGACTTTTTAAGGGTTACACAGCATCTTTGAAGGCAAGAACAAGCAAGGAGCAAGACGGAAGATTCGGAAACGAGTTTTTATCTTTCTTCTTCCCTTTTCTATTATTGGTGATGAATTCTTATATTGTAGTTGTGAaaacaattatgagtagctaaccTCTTtattctagggtttgatggaaacTCTTGGAGGATGAATTTTTATTGCGTTTAATATACGTTTGCCATTGGATGTTCTCTACTTTTTCAACTACgtgattattgtggttgattgaagggccctcaattgactatgcctatttagtatgtattacttggaaaaagggtacatatttaggtagttgttgaacaacatcactcctaatgtGTATGAGGGATCAACACGGAGGATTTAAAGATGGGATTAAGAATAACTAAACCTTGGTGCGATGTTAGTGAGTGGTAAACTAGTTCCAGCTAGCGTAGTTTggaagaatacgtctagtaaattgttgtatttgctcggaagagaattacgacacctaaagtgctcacgatcggtagagagtATCTAGGCGAATTTATATGAGACGTAGCAGGGACGATTCCGATAAGAGGGAAAATCGTAACCCTAGACCTTTCCAATCTTGTCTATAACATTTGCTTTGTTAGTAATAAAATTCCAGCTTTTTAATTACTTTGCTTTTAGTTAGTAAACACTCAACTCATTATTCAATATTTATGGAAGTTGTTTACTTGAACTCTTGCGAAACTAGCAGTTgtgattagtaggttaattcTCTGTAGTATTCGACTCCAGACttataaaccggattatatttgcagcgaccgcttagtcctttttataaggcactAGTATTAGCACCCGCGCAGATGCGCGGACATTAACCATGTCAAGTATttgagttatttgaattatatgtaaataatcttaaaatttaaatcttctcgataaatatagataatcattggatattaattaagaaacactacatgaaaaaGATTAACCATTTCTCAAATCTTCTAGTTATAATTCTATTTTCTCTCGTCGGTGTCATTGGATCATAGAAATAGTCGGGAAGCAAAATAATAACCCTATTTATGGCAAAACAATCAAAGGTTGAGAGTATGAAAGACTCTTTGGATACGACTAGACTCTTTTACTactacttgaactcttatttggtgtgttgatatctttcaaaaaatatttctattttaaatttcagtttctaaaactttatttgtcaataataattatttttatactaatgtaagtgaaaatattatccttaattcaaaactTATTTTAACTagctatctaaaaatttaaataattcttTAGCAGTGAATTTTGTTTTCCAATATAACTCCATTTTGATATTTGACACTAACCATATTAAATATctaatttatttgaattatatttaaataaccttaaactttaaaccctctagataattatagataatcgCTAGCgattaattaagaaacactatATTAAAAAAAGACTAACAGTTTTTCAAATCTTGTAGTGATAATAGTTTTTTGCATAATTTTCATTGGTGTTAATGGAATCTTAAAATAGTCACGAAGCAAAATAATAACTTATATTTATGAAAAAGAACAAAGGTACAAAATATGAACGACTCTTTGGTTACGACATGACTCTTTTACCACGACctgaactcttatttggtatgctgttatcttttaaaaaatatttatattttgaaattccaatttctaaaactttatatatatatttcaataatgattatctttttaatgatgcaagtgaagatattatccttaatttaaaatcACTTCAatcggctatctaaaaatttaaacaattttgttgccggtgaaactttatttcagtatgactccattttgagtttatcgatatctctacccataaattttaaattttgaataccCTATATATACAGATTTTTTgttctttgaatcattaaatgtTAATTTAGGAGCTTTTTATTATATAACATTGCACATTTTGTCTTAAAACTGCCAAGTAGTTTTTTCTCGACACCATACTTGGCTTAACCTCAATGCAAACAACTCAAATTGCATTTGAGATCAAATATATATAGACGAAAGTTACCATATATTATTGCCATTTATTTGCTtgtcacttggcttaaccacaatgccaATAGTATGTGGTAAATTTATTCTTTTCTCGACACCAAATTTGGCTTTACCTCAATGCAAACTATTTAAATTGCATTTAAATTCAGATTTAAATATCATATCAATTTGTTACTAATAGTGATTTTTGAAAAATGACACACAATGTAAATTACAAAATTCTTATATTATTGTAATGACCTaactggtcattttaacttttagaaatatgctccctaaaataaaactctccg containing:
- the LOC104109264 gene encoding uncharacterized protein, whose product is MEATGTSRVTELYELDEFCYHAFESTRLYKERMKMMHDKRILERSFKPGDVVLLYNSRLKLFPGKLKSIWSGPFCMVEMHSTGAIKITSEDGSRKFKVNRQRLKHYQGMFEEDKLISTLYLKDP